A window of Solidesulfovibrio fructosivorans JJ] genomic DNA:
GGGAAACTTTTTGAAAAAAGTTTCCCCCCGGACCCCCCTTCAAAAACTTTCAAGGGGGGTGCCGGAACACTCAGGAAAAAGGGGGATATTCTTCAGTGCTGTGAGATGGTGGAAAGCCCGTTCCTGACGAAGGCAGGAAGGCGTTGTTTCTGGCGAAGGGATGTTCGGTGCGGGTGAGGGAAGTTGCCGGCAAGCGGCAGCGTGTGCCTTGCGCCCAGGGACATCCGCCTCCGAGCCTGACGCGAGGCCGGGACAACAAAACGGAACCGCTTCCAGAGAGGGGGACGCTCGGCCGGGGGAACAGGACGACTTCCGGAGATGGGACGCCTGACCAGGGCCGGCGGGGGCGGGCGGGTCGGACGCGAAGGCGTATTCTTCAAATATGCGCCGCGCGCGGCTGCCCCGCCCGCCCCCGCCGGCCGTTCAACCAATCAAATAGCAACGGCAACGCATCGACCAATCAACGAACTCAATCAGAAAAAACTATTCGTCCTTGAGGGAACGGGTCATGAGCTCGTAAACGGCCTCGGACGGGTCCTTGTCCTTATACAAAATGGCATAGACCTGCTCGCTCAGTGGCATGTCGATGCCGAGCTTGCCGCACAGGGCATGGACCGCCTCGGTGGTCTTGACGCCCTCGGCCACCATCTTCATCTCGGCCAGAATGTCGAGGAGCTTTTGGCCCTTGGCCAGACGCAGGCCGACCTGCCGGTTGCGGGACAGGTCGCCGGTGCAGGTGAGCACCAGATCGCCCATGCCCGAAAGCCCCATGAAGGTCTGCCGCTCGCCGCCCATGGCCTTGCCGAGCCGGCTCATTTCGCTCAGCCCCCGCGTGATGAGCGCCGCCCGGGCATTGCCGCCGAATCCCAGCCCGTCGGCCACGCCGGCGGCGATGGCGATGATGTTCTTGATCGCCCCGCCAAGCTCCACCCCGCGCACGTCCGTGGAGGTGTAGACCCGGAAATACGAGGTGGAAAGCGCCTCCTGCACCTCTTTGGCCGCCTTCTTGTCCTTGCAGGCAAGCGTCACGGCCGTCGGCATTTCGCGGATGACCTCGTAGGCGAAAGACGGCCCCGAAAGCATGGCGAAACGGGGCTTGATCGCCGCCAGGGCGTCCTCGCACACCTGGGACATGGTCATGAGGCTGTCGAGTTCGATGCCCTTGCTCGCGCAAATGATCACCGCGTTTTTGGGCAGGTACTTGAGATAGCGCTGATAGGCGTTGCGGATGAACTGGCAGGGCACGGCGAAGACGAAATGCCTGACCCCGTCGGCGACGGCCGCCGCGTCGGTGCTGACCTCGAGATTGTCGGCCAGCTTGCGGCCGGGGAGATACCAGGAATTCTCACGGGTGGTGCGGATCTCGTTCATGACCGCCTGCTCACGCACCCAAAGCCGGGCGTCATGCCCCTTTTTCGCCAGCAGATCGGCCAGGGTGGTGCCCCAGCTGCCGCCGCCCAACACCGCTATCTTCATGAAATGCGCCTCCGACGGGTCCCCCCGGGCGTCGCGCCCTGGCTGCCGCGTTGCTCACGAAAGACGGAAATCCGCCTCGTGATTTTTGCGAACGTACAGCCACGCGCCCCTGGCCGGCCCCCCGTTTCAGAAATCCCCGCGCGCCGGCCCATGGCCCCAAACGCGCCTCAGGCGCGGCGTCGCGCGTGGTTGCCTCTAGCATACAAAGCCGGTAGAGACAAAGGCTTTCCAACGATGCAAGCGGGAGCGGCCATGACCACGAATGCGGCGAAAACCGAGCTGACGGACACCGACCGGGAAATACTCAAACGGGTGCAGGGCAGCCTGCCCGACTCGGCCACGCCCTATGCCGACATCGCCGCGGCCGCGGGCACGGACGAAGCCCATGTCATCGACCTGCTCTCCCGCATGACAGCAAGCGGGGAGATCAGGCGCTTCGGGGCCACGCTCAAACACCAGAAGGCCGGATTCGGGGCCAACGTCATGGTGGCCTGGTACGTGCCCGAGGAAGACGTGGACCGCATGGGGGCCGTCATGTCCAAGCGCCCCGAGATCAGCCACTGCTACCACCGGATCAACTGCCTGGACTGGCCGTACAACCTTTACACCATGATCCACGGCCGCAGCCAGGATGATTGCCAGGCCGTGGTCGAGGCGCTTTGCCGCGAGACGGGCCTCGACGACTACGCCATGCTCTTCAGCCTCAAGGAACTCAAGAAAGTCAGCATGCGCTATTGCTAGCGCGGCGATGCAATTTTTCCCGCTGGCTGTCGGTCGCGTGCGGCGCATATTTGAAGAATACGCCTTCGCGTCCGCTCAGTCCGCCCCCGCCGACCCAGGTCACGCGTCCCATTCCGGGAGTATTCGGAAAAGCCTCCGCCTTCACATTGGGTGACGCTACGCGTCCCTCGATCCCCTTGAAAAGTTTTTGAAGGGGATCCAAGGGGAAACTTTTTTCAAAAAGTTTCCCCTTGGCCGCCGGAGGCGCTCTTCCTCCTACCCGGCCGCCTGCCGGGCGGCCCGTCGTTCGGCCATGGCCTTTTTGAATTCCAGCGAATTCACGCGGTTGAGAATCAGCAGATCCTCGAGTTCCAGCGACCGGCGCAGGTCGTCCAGGTTGCTTTTGAGCAGCTTGCGGATGGCCAGCATGGTGGAGACTTGGGGCTCCCGGTAGTTGTTGGCGACCTTGATCGCCTCTTCCTCGAGGCGGGCGGCGGGCACGATCTTGTCCACGATGCCGAGGTCGAGGGCCTCCTCGGCGGAAAAACGCGGCCATTGGAGCACGTCCCCGGCCTTGCCGCCGCCGAGCAGGCGGGACAGGAAATAGCCGCCGCCGCCTTTGGGGACCGTGCCGAGCTCGGCAAAGGCGTTCTCGAACACCGTGCCTTCGCCCACGATGCGGTAGTCGCAGGCCAGGGCGCCGTTTAAGTGGAAAAACGAGACATGGCCGCTATTGGCATGGATGGTGACCTTGTTGAGGCCGGCCATGGTCACGGTATAATTGTTCACGAGGTTGAACAGGCGCTGGATGAGGAAATCCTCGCGCCGCGAGGTCAGGAAGTCGTCGAAAAACTTCAAGGTGTCGCCGGCGCCGCTCGGCTGATAGGGTCCGACGAAGATGACGACGCTCACCTGGTCGGTATGGGCGATGATCTCCAGGTGGTCGAAAAAGGTATCGATTTTTTTGAGGTCCCGGGCGTGGGTGACGAAGTGGGGCTTGGCCCGCACGATGAGCAGATTGTCGCGGCGTTCGGAGGAGAAAAATTCGTTGTCCGTGACCAGGCTGGTGGCGACTTCCATGGGACCCTCCTTGCTGGCTCGCGGCGTCCGGCCGCCGGTTCCCGGCGTCAAGTCGCCGGCTTTATTGGAACCTGCCACCGCCGCCGAAGCCTGTCAACACGACCGTCCTTCCCTCGCGCCGGCAGTCCGAAAACGCCGAAACCCCTTGCCTTGGCCGGACGAGCCTTCTATCCTTGCCCGAACCATCCCCAACCTCTGCCGCGGAGCCCTGCTTGAGCGCCCGAAGCCTTGACGCCCTGTTCCGGCCCAATTCCGTGGCCGTCATCGGCGCCTCCGCCGATCCCGGCCATGTGGGCGCGGTGATCATGAAAAACCTGCTTGGCGGCAAGTTCCTGGGGCCGGTCATGCCGGTCAACCCCGCCCATGACGCCATCTCCGGGGTGCTTTGCTACAAGTCGGTGGACACGCTGCCCCTGACGCCGGACCTCGGCGTCATCGCCACCGACCCGGACTCCGTGCCCGAGTACCTGCGCGACCTCGGCCGCCGGGGCGTGGGCGCGGCCGTGGTGCTGCCGCCGGGCTGGGCCAAGCTGCCGCGCGAGGCCAAGCGCGCCTTAAGCGCCCGCATGCTCGAGGCCGCCGCGCCGTCGGGCATCCGCATCCTGGGGCCGTCGGGGCTGGGGCTGGTCGTGCCGGGGCTCGGGCTCAACTGTTCCCTGGCCACCTCGGAAGCCATTCCCGGCCGCATCGCGTTCATCTCGCAGTCCGCCTCGCTTTTTTCCGCCGTCCTCGACTGGGCCGGCACCAAGGGCATCGGCTTTTCCCACATCCTGTCGCTGGGCGACCGGGTGGACCTCAAGTACGCCGACATCCTGGACTACATGGCCCAGGACCCGCATACGCGCTCGATCCTGCTCTACATCGAGTCCGTCACCGACGCGCGGTCGTTCATGAGCGCCTCCCGGGCGGCGGCCCGCAACAAGCCGGTGCTGGTCATCAAACCCGGTCGCAAGCTCTGGAGCATCTATCCGCCCGACCCGTCCGAGGGCCGCGACGAGGTCTACGAGGAGGCTTTTCGCCGGGCCGGCATGCTGCGCGTGGGCGAGATCGACGCGCTTTTCGACGCCGCCCAGACCCTGGCCCGTTCGCGGCCCCTGCGCGGCGAGCAACTCGCCATCCTGACCAATGGCGGGTCCATAGGCATCATGGCCGCCGACGCCCTGCTCGAAGGCGGCGGGGCGCTCGCCGACTTCGACGCC
This region includes:
- a CDS encoding NAD(P)H-dependent glycerol-3-phosphate dehydrogenase, whose amino-acid sequence is MKIAVLGGGSWGTTLADLLAKKGHDARLWVREQAVMNEIRTTRENSWYLPGRKLADNLEVSTDAAAVADGVRHFVFAVPCQFIRNAYQRYLKYLPKNAVIICASKGIELDSLMTMSQVCEDALAAIKPRFAMLSGPSFAYEVIREMPTAVTLACKDKKAAKEVQEALSTSYFRVYTSTDVRGVELGGAIKNIIAIAAGVADGLGFGGNARAALITRGLSEMSRLGKAMGGERQTFMGLSGMGDLVLTCTGDLSRNRQVGLRLAKGQKLLDILAEMKMVAEGVKTTEAVHALCGKLGIDMPLSEQVYAILYKDKDPSEAVYELMTRSLKDE
- the ahbB gene encoding siroheme decarboxylase subunit beta, which codes for MTTNAAKTELTDTDREILKRVQGSLPDSATPYADIAAAAGTDEAHVIDLLSRMTASGEIRRFGATLKHQKAGFGANVMVAWYVPEEDVDRMGAVMSKRPEISHCYHRINCLDWPYNLYTMIHGRSQDDCQAVVEALCRETGLDDYAMLFSLKELKKVSMRYC
- a CDS encoding enoyl-CoA hydratase/isomerase family protein, which encodes MEVATSLVTDNEFFSSERRDNLLIVRAKPHFVTHARDLKKIDTFFDHLEIIAHTDQVSVVIFVGPYQPSGAGDTLKFFDDFLTSRREDFLIQRLFNLVNNYTVTMAGLNKVTIHANSGHVSFFHLNGALACDYRIVGEGTVFENAFAELGTVPKGGGGYFLSRLLGGGKAGDVLQWPRFSAEEALDLGIVDKIVPAARLEEEAIKVANNYREPQVSTMLAIRKLLKSNLDDLRRSLELEDLLILNRVNSLEFKKAMAERRAARQAAG